The genomic window ACCGGGTAGCGGCCGTCGAGGTGGGACGCGAAGTATTCGGCCTGGTGCGGGTTGTCGTAGTGCATCGGCAGCACGATGGGCGGCTTGACCTGCTCGATGACCTTCACGAGGTCGCCGAAGCCCAGGTTGTTGCGCGCGTCGATGGGGACCATCATGACGTCCACCCGGCGCAGGAGCTTCACCTGCTTCTCGGTGAGCAGGTGGCCGATGTTGCCCAGGTGGGCGAGGCACAGACTGCCCATCTCGAAGACGAAGATCGAGTTGGCGATGCGGCTGAAGTCGTAGCTGCGGGCGCTGGGGAGGTTCACCACGACGATGTCCTTGACCTTACGGCGCACCGGCTGCCAGCGCTGGTCCAGCGTGATGCCGCGCAGTACCAGCGGCTCCCCGCGCACGGCTTCGACGTTGTTGTGAGTGTAATGGTCGTTGCTCACGGTCACCGCGTCGGCGGTGATTCCCGGGGTCACGTCGAAGTTGGGATCGGCCACCACCCGGGTGCCGGTGCCCGAACGGATGGCGAAGCTCGAGTGGCCGAACCAGCGGACGCTGTACTGGCCGAGGCCGATGTCCGCGTCGCCCGGGACGGTGGCGCCGGCAAGCATGCCGACGGAACGGGCTAGGTGGGGTCCCTCACCGAGGGTCTTGACCACGTTGGGATTACAGATGGCGACCGCGGCCTGTGCGCTCAACATTACCGCCAGACCGAGCACGATACCGGTGAGTCCGCGTCTTGACATGGCTCCCTCCCGAGTGGCCCGCGGCGAACTTCCCGCGGACGTCAAGAGCACATCTCGCACGTACCGTAGAGAGAAAGCTGGTGCGATTTCACCGTGAAGCCCGTGTCCGGCGCAAGCACCGGCTCCGCTTCGTCCCTGCGGTCAAGGGTGACATCATAGACCTTTCCACAGCTTTCGCAAATGAAATGAGGGTGCTTGCCGAGGATGGGATCGAAGT from Deltaproteobacteria bacterium includes these protein-coding regions:
- a CDS encoding MBL fold metallo-hydrolase, whose protein sequence is MSRRGLTGIVLGLAVMLSAQAAVAICNPNVVKTLGEGPHLARSVGMLAGATVPGDADIGLGQYSVRWFGHSSFAIRSGTGTRVVADPNFDVTPGITADAVTVSNDHYTHNNVEAVRGEPLVLRGITLDQRWQPVRRKVKDIVVVNLPSARSYDFSRIANSIFVFEMGSLCLAHLGNIGHLLTEKQVKLLRRVDVMMVPIDARNNLGFGDLVKVIEQVKPPIVLPMHYDNPHQAEYFASHLDGRYPV